The following are encoded in a window of Haloarcula halophila genomic DNA:
- the nuoK gene encoding NADH-quinone oxidoreductase subunit NuoK: MIPVQAYLLLSAAVFCIGLFGILTRKNALIFLMSVELMLNAANINFVAFSLHHGNLSGQVFSLFTMGIAAAEVAVGIGIILVLYRNFSDVDVTKATTMRW, translated from the coding sequence GTGATCCCCGTTCAAGCGTACCTTCTGCTGTCGGCGGCCGTGTTCTGTATCGGTCTGTTCGGTATCCTGACCCGGAAAAACGCGCTTATCTTCCTGATGTCGGTCGAACTGATGCTGAACGCGGCGAACATCAACTTCGTCGCGTTCTCGCTCCATCACGGCAACCTCTCTGGACAGGTCTTCTCGCTGTTCACGATGGGGATCGCGGCGGCCGAGGTGGCAGTCGGGATCGGTATCATCCTGGTCCTGTACCGTAACTTCAGTGACGTCGACGTGACGAAGGCGACGACGATGAGGTGGTAA
- a CDS encoding MBL fold metallo-hydrolase: MFTRISVPTPFQVGAVNAYIAGRTVVDPGPDSEEAWSRLLEALEARGLAPGDVEQVLVTHPHPDHFGLAKRFRTAGANVLASVDAEPIMAEFAARLEYEQSYFVDFFERCGTSRETAETVTQLPEAFLAYAESVETDRALDAGDTVTVDDEPLTVDPVDGHSVGEIVFSYDIDGRHEALVGDNVLADITPNPFLQPPAEPGGRRPRVLPAFNDSLRWLREQGHDRFLTGHREPVESPQGRIDDILAAHEQRTSEVSEIVDEGMTTPVEVMTALFGDLPATEYFSGMSEAVGHLDVLEARDRVEKRENGGVFVYERGE; the protein is encoded by the coding sequence ATGTTCACGCGTATCTCGGTCCCGACGCCGTTCCAGGTCGGTGCGGTCAACGCCTACATCGCCGGACGGACCGTCGTCGACCCGGGACCGGACAGCGAGGAAGCCTGGTCCCGGCTGCTGGAAGCCCTGGAAGCGCGCGGGCTCGCACCGGGGGACGTAGAGCAGGTTCTCGTGACACACCCACACCCCGACCATTTCGGACTCGCCAAGCGGTTCCGGACGGCAGGAGCGAACGTCCTCGCGAGCGTCGACGCGGAACCGATCATGGCCGAGTTCGCGGCCCGCCTGGAGTACGAGCAGTCGTACTTCGTCGATTTCTTCGAACGCTGTGGGACCTCTCGTGAGACCGCGGAGACGGTCACACAGCTCCCCGAGGCGTTTTTAGCCTACGCCGAGAGCGTCGAGACCGACCGAGCGCTGGACGCGGGTGACACCGTCACTGTCGACGACGAGCCCCTGACGGTCGACCCCGTCGACGGCCACTCCGTCGGCGAGATCGTCTTCTCGTACGACATCGACGGACGCCACGAAGCACTGGTCGGGGACAACGTGCTCGCGGATATCACACCCAATCCGTTCCTCCAGCCGCCGGCCGAACCCGGTGGGCGACGACCCCGTGTGTTGCCGGCGTTCAACGACTCGTTGCGCTGGCTCCGCGAGCAGGGCCACGATCGGTTTCTCACCGGTCATCGGGAACCCGTCGAATCACCCCAGGGACGGATCGACGACATCCTCGCGGCCCACGAACAGCGGACCAGCGAGGTCTCGGAGATCGTCGACGAAGGTATGACCACGCCGGTAGAGGTGATGACGGCGCTGTTCGGCGATCTGCCCGCGACGGAGTACTTCTCGGGGATGAGCGAGGCCGTCGGACACCTGGACGTACTGGAAGCGCGTGACCGCGTCGAGAAACGGGAGAACGGCGGCGTGTTCGTCTACGAACGCGGCGAGTAG
- a CDS encoding glycoside hydrolase family 68 protein, producing MTEQSLGEGVPGHRARAGWSREQAGAIERTDDTVAPIVYPPEDDQIPEVHIWDTWFLRNRDGTLAEVDGYRVCFSLTAPSDLLPGKRHDVATIRCFYSDDGKNWHNAGPVFEDALGQRQWAGSALYDDDGSVYLFYTAAGEDGAEDLTYGQRIVGAGGGRLHTDDGFELSGPWTHHELLRPDGERYEREEQSRAMIYTFRDPWFFEDPETGETWLLFEANSPVPEGSDACGGDAELQGFNGSVGIARSPSGDPLEWELEDPLLDAVGVNQELERPHIVYRDGLYYLFLSSHLHTFAPGLDGFDALYGFVAEELRGDYVPLNDSGLVVTNPENAPFQSYSWMAFPHDDEVLVQSFFNYYEFAGETLDEIAHLPESEQMRRFGGTLGPTVRLDVEGTRTRIIGALGHWHIPMAGEALPPTDRELIRRGRASDRGSYGQ from the coding sequence ATGACAGAGCAGTCGCTCGGCGAGGGTGTCCCCGGACATCGGGCCCGCGCCGGCTGGAGCCGCGAGCAGGCCGGAGCGATCGAACGGACCGACGACACCGTTGCCCCGATCGTCTACCCGCCCGAGGACGACCAGATCCCCGAGGTCCACATCTGGGACACGTGGTTCCTGCGCAACCGTGACGGCACGCTCGCCGAGGTCGACGGCTACCGCGTCTGTTTCTCGCTGACCGCGCCGTCGGACCTGCTGCCGGGCAAGCGCCACGACGTGGCGACGATCCGGTGTTTCTACTCCGACGACGGGAAGAACTGGCACAACGCCGGCCCGGTCTTCGAGGACGCGCTGGGCCAGCGCCAGTGGGCCGGCTCGGCGCTGTACGACGACGACGGATCGGTGTATCTGTTCTACACGGCTGCCGGGGAAGACGGTGCCGAAGACCTCACCTACGGCCAACGGATCGTCGGTGCCGGCGGCGGCCGTCTCCACACCGACGACGGCTTCGAACTGTCTGGCCCCTGGACCCACCACGAGCTGCTCCGGCCCGACGGCGAGCGCTACGAGCGCGAGGAGCAGTCCCGCGCGATGATCTATACGTTCCGTGATCCGTGGTTCTTCGAGGACCCCGAGACCGGCGAGACCTGGCTTCTCTTCGAGGCCAACTCGCCCGTCCCGGAGGGGAGCGACGCCTGTGGCGGCGACGCCGAACTGCAGGGGTTCAACGGCAGCGTCGGGATCGCCCGCTCGCCGTCGGGTGATCCCCTGGAGTGGGAACTCGAAGACCCACTGTTGGACGCCGTCGGGGTCAACCAGGAACTCGAACGGCCCCACATCGTCTACCGTGACGGGCTGTACTACCTGTTTCTCTCCAGTCACCTCCACACGTTCGCGCCCGGCCTCGACGGCTTCGACGCGCTGTACGGGTTCGTCGCCGAGGAACTGCGCGGCGACTACGTTCCGCTGAACGACTCCGGCCTGGTCGTGACCAACCCCGAGAACGCCCCGTTCCAGTCCTACTCGTGGATGGCGTTTCCCCACGACGACGAGGTGCTGGTCCAGAGTTTCTTCAACTACTACGAGTTCGCCGGCGAGACGTTGGACGAGATCGCACACCTTCCCGAGTCCGAGCAGATGCGCCGCTTCGGTGGGACGCTCGGTCCGACAGTCCGGCTGGACGTCGAGGGCACTCGCACACGGATCATCGGGGCGCTCGGTCACTGGCACATCCCGATGGCCGGCGAGGCACTGCCCCCGACCGACCGGGAACTGATCCGGCGTGGGCGGGCCAGCGACCGCGGGAGCTACGGACAGTAG
- a CDS encoding proton-conducting membrane transporter — MTTKPEINTEGNLTAGLAAIALFLVLGGVFLTASFSTPIGFPEGAAVTMSLGAAMFDIAPGALMGDGQTAVPAEGFIVAFIAIAVVLDAALDGALMLAKRDDEEDVAADGGERR; from the coding sequence ATGACAACGAAACCCGAGATCAACACCGAGGGGAATCTCACCGCTGGACTGGCCGCTATCGCACTGTTTCTGGTGCTGGGTGGTGTGTTCCTCACGGCGTCGTTCTCGACGCCGATCGGGTTTCCCGAGGGCGCAGCCGTCACCATGAGTCTCGGCGCGGCGATGTTCGATATCGCACCCGGCGCGCTGATGGGCGATGGGCAGACGGCCGTCCCCGCTGAAGGGTTCATCGTCGCGTTCATCGCGATTGCCGTGGTCCTCGATGCGGCACTCGACGGCGCCCTGATGTTGGCAAAGCGTGACGACGAGGAGGACGTCGCCGCCGACGGGGGGGAGAGACGGTGA
- a CDS encoding complex I subunit 4 family protein, with protein MWVAALLAVTLLGTGLVFLSPDRHAGKLAAGISAVPAVATVYMYWVYLTQHQGAGNALLSPGDVAFSQQVPWMELGGFQIAYYVGLDGVSMPLLTLTTILTTLAIVSAWTPIGERQSQFYGLMLLMETSLIGVFTALDFFLWFVFWEGVLIPMYLLIGVWGGPRRKYAAIKFFVYTNVASLIMFTGLFALVFSTDLTSLALPAMAEAFRSASGLPEVAGVGLATISFVLMFFGFAVKVPVFPLHTWLPDAHVEAPTPVSVMLAGVLLKMGTYALLRFNFTMLAETARALAIPLAIVGVVSVIYGAMLALAQRDLKRIVAYSSISSMGYVILGLVAFTPHGMGGATFQMVAHGLISGLMFMCVGVIYNTTHTRMVGDMSGLADRMPKTIAVFVAAAFGYMGLPLMAGFAAEFLIFQGAFDAATLGSAAPILTSAAMFGIVVVAGYLLWAMQRTLFGEFELGTDYDVTPAAFHDVAPLVVLLLLVIVLGVAPDLSYQMIQNSLVSLVGGGA; from the coding sequence ATGTGGGTCGCTGCCTTACTCGCGGTGACGCTGCTGGGAACCGGTCTCGTCTTCCTGTCGCCGGACCGGCACGCAGGAAAACTCGCGGCCGGCATTAGCGCAGTTCCAGCCGTCGCGACGGTGTACATGTACTGGGTGTACCTGACCCAACACCAGGGCGCGGGCAACGCCTTACTCTCGCCCGGTGACGTCGCGTTCAGCCAACAGGTCCCGTGGATGGAGCTTGGTGGCTTCCAGATCGCCTACTACGTCGGGCTCGATGGCGTCAGCATGCCGTTGCTCACGCTGACGACGATCCTGACCACGCTCGCGATCGTCTCGGCTTGGACGCCCATCGGTGAGCGCCAGTCCCAGTTCTACGGGCTGATGCTCCTGATGGAGACGAGCCTCATCGGCGTGTTCACGGCGCTTGACTTCTTCCTCTGGTTCGTCTTCTGGGAGGGCGTGCTCATCCCGATGTACCTGTTGATCGGCGTCTGGGGCGGCCCCCGGCGGAAGTACGCCGCGATCAAGTTCTTCGTCTACACGAACGTGGCCTCGCTGATCATGTTCACTGGCCTGTTCGCGCTGGTGTTCAGTACGGATCTGACCTCGCTGGCCCTGCCGGCGATGGCCGAGGCCTTCCGGTCGGCGTCGGGACTCCCCGAGGTCGCCGGTGTCGGACTGGCGACGATCTCGTTCGTCCTGATGTTCTTCGGCTTCGCGGTGAAGGTGCCCGTCTTCCCACTGCACACGTGGCTGCCCGACGCCCACGTCGAGGCCCCGACGCCGGTGTCGGTGATGCTTGCCGGCGTCCTCCTGAAGATGGGGACCTACGCACTGCTGCGGTTCAACTTCACGATGCTGGCCGAGACCGCGCGAGCGCTCGCGATCCCGCTCGCGATCGTCGGCGTCGTCAGCGTCATCTACGGCGCGATGCTCGCGCTGGCCCAGCGTGACCTCAAACGGATCGTCGCGTACTCCTCGATCTCGTCGATGGGCTACGTCATCCTCGGGCTCGTCGCCTTCACGCCCCACGGGATGGGCGGTGCGACCTTCCAGATGGTCGCACACGGGCTCATCTCCGGGCTGATGTTCATGTGTGTCGGCGTCATCTACAACACGACCCACACGCGCATGGTCGGAGACATGTCCGGGCTCGCGGACCGGATGCCCAAGACGATCGCCGTCTTCGTCGCGGCCGCCTTCGGCTACATGGGGCTGCCGCTGATGGCCGGCTTCGCGGCCGAGTTCCTCATCTTCCAGGGTGCCTTCGACGCGGCGACGCTTGGCAGCGCCGCGCCGATCCTGACCAGCGCCGCGATGTTCGGTATCGTCGTCGTCGCCGGCTACCTGCTGTGGGCGATGCAGCGCACGCTGTTCGGTGAGTTCGAACTCGGGACGGACTACGACGTGACGCCGGCGGCGTTCCACGACGTCGCGCCGCTGGTAGTGTTGCTCCTGCTGGTCATCGTCCTGGGTGTCGCACCCGACCTCTCCTACCAGATGATTCAAAACTCGCTCGTCTCCCTCGTCGGAGGTGGTGCATAG
- a CDS encoding NADH-quinone oxidoreductase subunit N: protein MVHQLPSWAGLAPVFALAGSALLLLLADSVDPDTTNTGVLSGISVIGSLTSLGLAVWFIVGGTGIPQSQGGQGTPTLFNSQLIVDQMALFFMIIVASVTALVALASYDYLEGHSYQAEFYSLVLLAATGMSLLSAANSLTTAFIALELVSLPSYALVAFLKKNRGSVEAGLKYFLIGAVSSAILAYGISLVYAATGVFRFDGVAAAIDSGVVQTVVDGTVQAQSGSPEIPMSILGVGILMIIGGVAFKTASVPFHFWAPEAYEGAPAPISAFLSSASKAAGFVLAFRAFAVAFPIESLIGGPIQALNWVVAFQILAIATMFVGNFAAATQETVKRMMAYSSVGHAGYVLIGLAALSSTGEGLSFSMSAGMAHLLVYGFMNTGAFLFIALAEYWGVGRRFEDYNGLGKQAPLACGAMTVFLFSLAGLPIGGGFFSKFYLLEATVNVGAYSLAVALIVNSALSLFYYSRVVKAMWIEEPTGDRSIESYPTGLYTAIVAAAVVTVLLLPGFPAVSDLATQAVSFL from the coding sequence ATGGTCCACCAGCTTCCCTCGTGGGCAGGCCTCGCGCCGGTGTTCGCACTCGCCGGATCGGCACTGCTCCTGTTGCTGGCCGATAGCGTCGACCCCGACACGACCAACACCGGGGTGCTCAGTGGGATCTCGGTTATCGGTTCCCTCACCTCTCTCGGGCTTGCAGTCTGGTTCATCGTCGGCGGGACCGGTATCCCCCAGAGTCAGGGGGGCCAGGGAACGCCGACCCTGTTCAACAGTCAGTTGATCGTCGACCAGATGGCCCTGTTCTTCATGATCATCGTCGCCAGCGTCACGGCGCTCGTGGCACTGGCGAGCTACGACTACCTGGAGGGGCACAGCTACCAGGCCGAGTTCTACTCGCTCGTCTTGCTGGCCGCGACCGGCATGTCGCTGCTGAGTGCGGCAAACAGCCTGACGACGGCGTTCATCGCGCTGGAACTCGTCTCGCTGCCGTCGTACGCGCTCGTCGCGTTCCTGAAGAAGAACCGCGGTAGTGTCGAGGCGGGCCTGAAATACTTCCTCATCGGCGCGGTGTCGTCGGCGATCCTCGCCTACGGGATCTCGCTGGTCTACGCCGCGACCGGTGTGTTCCGGTTCGACGGCGTCGCGGCCGCGATCGACAGCGGCGTCGTCCAGACGGTCGTCGACGGGACTGTCCAGGCACAGAGCGGGAGTCCCGAGATCCCGATGTCCATCCTGGGTGTCGGTATCCTGATGATCATCGGTGGCGTCGCGTTCAAGACGGCCTCGGTCCCGTTCCACTTCTGGGCGCCGGAGGCCTACGAGGGCGCGCCCGCGCCGATCTCGGCGTTCCTCTCGTCGGCGTCGAAGGCGGCCGGCTTCGTGCTGGCGTTCCGTGCCTTCGCCGTTGCCTTCCCCATCGAGTCGCTGATCGGTGGGCCGATCCAGGCACTCAACTGGGTCGTCGCCTTCCAGATCCTGGCGATCGCGACGATGTTCGTCGGGAACTTCGCCGCGGCCACCCAGGAGACGGTCAAACGGATGATGGCCTACTCCAGCGTCGGCCACGCCGGCTACGTCCTCATCGGGCTGGCGGCGCTGTCCTCGACCGGTGAGGGGCTCTCGTTCAGCATGAGCGCTGGGATGGCCCACCTGCTGGTCTACGGGTTCATGAACACCGGTGCGTTCCTCTTCATCGCCCTGGCCGAGTACTGGGGTGTCGGTCGCCGCTTCGAGGACTACAACGGACTGGGCAAGCAGGCACCGCTGGCCTGCGGGGCGATGACGGTGTTCCTGTTCAGCCTGGCTGGCCTCCCGATCGGCGGCGGGTTCTTCTCGAAGTTCTACCTGCTGGAGGCGACGGTCAACGTCGGTGCCTACTCGCTTGCGGTCGCGCTCATCGTCAACAGCGCGCTATCGCTGTTCTACTACTCGCGAGTCGTCAAGGCGATGTGGATCGAGGAACCGACCGGCGATCGCAGCATCGAGTCGTATCCGACGGGCCTCTACACCGCGATCGTCGCCGCGGCCGTCGTGACGGTCCTGCTCCTGCCCGGTTTCCCGGCCGTCTCGGACCTGGCGACCCAGGCCGTCTCGTTCCTGTAG
- a CDS encoding phytoene/squalene synthase family protein has product MSQNHTDRSSQEDIEWCYDAVHRVSRTFSLTIAELEEPMARDICVGYLLCRVADTIEDAGHVPPAVQADLLRTYSRVLDPETDTTIRTFREAADEWIPESKNDDWRVVDNAGRVVDVFRALEGRSPETIRSPVRELVDGMAMFVDRYADEGGLRIQTLEELEEYCWYAAGTVGSLVTGLVSHEASDEQVAQMEANARSFALLLQLVNVAKDAATDMEEENNVYLPLELLDEQGLDHGDVGDTGHTTALVPVIEAVTERAEGYLDGAQNWLDAMPETRGNRLSAWAIPFLLAVGTIRELRDRPADVIEEGNVKITREEVHAVCQQFSGEENPSLAELRSKIRQRPLHEY; this is encoded by the coding sequence ATGTCTCAGAACCACACTGACCGGTCGTCACAGGAAGACATCGAGTGGTGCTACGACGCCGTCCATCGGGTATCGCGAACATTCAGTCTGACGATAGCGGAACTCGAAGAGCCGATGGCACGTGACATCTGCGTCGGATACCTCCTCTGTCGGGTCGCGGACACCATCGAGGACGCCGGTCACGTCCCCCCAGCCGTCCAGGCCGACCTCCTCCGGACGTACAGTCGCGTCCTTGACCCCGAGACGGATACGACCATCCGAACCTTCCGGGAGGCCGCAGACGAGTGGATTCCGGAGTCGAAAAACGACGACTGGCGCGTCGTCGACAACGCCGGCCGCGTCGTCGACGTGTTCAGAGCCCTCGAAGGGCGCTCGCCGGAGACGATCCGCAGTCCGGTCCGAGAACTCGTCGACGGGATGGCGATGTTCGTCGACCGCTACGCCGACGAGGGCGGACTCCGTATCCAGACCCTCGAAGAACTCGAAGAGTACTGCTGGTACGCCGCCGGGACCGTCGGGTCGCTCGTGACGGGACTGGTCTCCCACGAGGCCAGCGACGAACAAGTCGCACAGATGGAGGCCAACGCGCGGTCGTTTGCCCTGTTGCTCCAGTTGGTCAACGTCGCCAAAGACGCCGCGACCGACATGGAAGAGGAGAACAACGTCTACCTCCCGCTGGAGTTGCTCGACGAGCAGGGGCTAGACCACGGTGACGTGGGCGACACCGGCCACACCACCGCGCTGGTCCCAGTCATCGAGGCCGTCACAGAGCGGGCCGAAGGCTACCTCGACGGCGCCCAGAACTGGCTCGACGCGATGCCCGAGACCCGCGGGAACCGCCTGTCCGCGTGGGCCATCCCGTTCCTGCTCGCCGTCGGGACGATCCGCGAACTCCGTGACCGGCCGGCCGACGTCATCGAGGAGGGCAACGTCAAGATCACTCGCGAGGAAGTCCACGCGGTCTGTCAGCAGTTCAGTGGCGAGGAGAACCCCTCGCTGGCCGAACTCCGCTCGAAGATCAGACAGCGGCCGCTCCACGAGTACTGA
- a CDS encoding DUF7553 family protein — MNKHFEDARYYLKRAGETATKGVKEELEPVEERFRELTGKEEEPEPNRLEKVKADLQELQQRAEGDAEQAIKDAREKIGDYRKSEQSEA, encoded by the coding sequence ATGAACAAGCACTTCGAAGACGCACGGTACTACCTCAAGCGCGCCGGCGAGACCGCGACCAAAGGCGTCAAAGAGGAACTCGAACCGGTCGAAGAGCGGTTCCGCGAACTCACCGGCAAGGAAGAGGAGCCCGAACCGAACCGCTTAGAGAAGGTCAAAGCCGACCTGCAAGAGCTCCAGCAGCGAGCGGAGGGTGACGCCGAACAGGCGATCAAGGACGCCCGCGAGAAGATCGGTGACTACCGCAAGAGCGAGCAGTCCGAGGCGTAA
- the nuoL gene encoding NADH-quinone oxidoreductase subunit L has translation MAAFTYAPAIVLLPFASFLVALFAGDRMPKGGALAGITATGGSLLLSIWVALTVGGFTGSSTSYNEFIYTWVAGVESIQLRFGLLIDPLSALMLLIVCLIAFLVHVFSLGYMNDEGETGLPRYYAGLGLFTASMLGFVVANNLLMAFMFFELVGLCSYLLIGFWFREDGPPSAAKKAFLVTRFGDYFFLIGVVGIFATFGTGLFAPITEGGEVVAQSFPALAEHAVVDGETGPISMLDTVGLGPQAWFTVLGLLVLGGVIGKSAQFPLHTWLPDAMEGPTPVSALIHAATMVAAGVYLVARMYGFYAISPTALAVIALIGGFTALFAATMGLVKQEIKQVLAYSTISQYGYMMLALGSGGYIAAVFHLTTHAVFKALLFLGAGSVIIAMHHNENMWDMGGLKDRMPVTYWTFLSGSLALAGIVPFAGFWSKDEVLYEALIHGFGSEGGLGTAYLVAYAMGLLAVFFTGFYTFRMVYLTFHGNARSDTARDPEPVHWNVKGPLTVLGVLAATIGFINMKPVAELTGAHIDFLHAWLHGPDEGGWPAQLGTGLVRYEELLHDVGGVAAGYPLGEIPTLLASAGVSLGLALAGAGAATALYRGPDPVEHTDKLGGLKTLFMHNYYQDEYQVWLATGVTYPLARAMDKFDQGVVDGVVNGISSVSLFGGSRIRRIQSGVVSNYAALLTLGLVLLLAFFGIMGGWF, from the coding sequence ATGGCTGCATTCACATACGCTCCGGCGATCGTCCTGCTGCCGTTCGCATCGTTCCTCGTCGCACTGTTTGCCGGTGACCGGATGCCCAAGGGCGGCGCGCTGGCCGGCATCACGGCGACGGGTGGATCGCTACTGCTCTCGATCTGGGTGGCGCTGACTGTCGGTGGCTTTACGGGTAGTTCCACGTCCTACAACGAGTTTATCTACACGTGGGTCGCGGGCGTGGAATCGATCCAGCTTCGCTTCGGGTTGCTCATCGACCCGCTCTCTGCCCTCATGCTGTTGATCGTCTGTCTGATCGCCTTCCTCGTCCACGTCTTCTCGCTCGGCTACATGAACGACGAGGGCGAGACGGGTCTCCCCCGGTATTACGCCGGGCTGGGCCTGTTCACGGCGAGCATGCTCGGGTTCGTCGTCGCCAACAACCTCCTGATGGCGTTCATGTTCTTCGAGCTGGTGGGCCTGTGTTCGTACCTGCTCATCGGCTTCTGGTTCCGGGAGGACGGCCCGCCCAGCGCCGCGAAGAAGGCGTTCCTGGTCACCCGTTTCGGTGACTACTTCTTCCTCATCGGCGTGGTCGGTATCTTCGCTACCTTCGGGACCGGCCTCTTCGCTCCGATCACGGAGGGGGGCGAAGTGGTCGCACAGAGCTTCCCGGCGCTTGCCGAACACGCCGTCGTCGACGGCGAGACCGGCCCCATCTCGATGCTCGATACCGTCGGACTCGGCCCACAGGCCTGGTTCACGGTCCTGGGCCTGCTCGTGCTGGGTGGTGTCATCGGGAAGTCCGCACAGTTCCCGCTGCACACGTGGCTCCCCGACGCGATGGAGGGTCCGACCCCGGTCTCGGCGCTCATCCACGCGGCGACGATGGTCGCGGCCGGCGTCTACCTCGTCGCGCGCATGTACGGCTTCTACGCCATCTCGCCGACTGCACTCGCGGTCATCGCGCTGATCGGTGGGTTCACGGCCCTGTTCGCGGCGACGATGGGCCTGGTCAAACAGGAGATCAAGCAGGTACTGGCGTACTCCACTATCTCCCAGTACGGCTATATGATGCTCGCGCTGGGGTCGGGTGGCTACATCGCCGCAGTCTTCCACCTGACCACCCACGCCGTGTTCAAGGCGCTGCTGTTCCTGGGTGCCGGATCGGTCATCATCGCCATGCACCACAACGAGAACATGTGGGACATGGGCGGGCTGAAAGACCGGATGCCGGTGACCTACTGGACGTTCCTCTCCGGGTCGCTGGCGTTGGCCGGCATCGTTCCCTTCGCCGGCTTCTGGTCGAAAGACGAAGTGCTGTACGAGGCGCTCATCCACGGCTTCGGGAGCGAGGGCGGTCTCGGAACGGCCTATCTCGTCGCGTACGCGATGGGGCTGTTGGCCGTCTTCTTCACCGGCTTCTACACCTTCCGGATGGTGTACCTGACCTTCCACGGCAACGCCCGGAGCGACACCGCACGTGACCCCGAACCGGTCCACTGGAACGTCAAGGGGCCACTCACGGTACTCGGCGTGCTCGCCGCGACGATCGGGTTCATCAACATGAAGCCCGTGGCGGAACTGACCGGCGCACACATCGACTTCCTGCACGCGTGGCTCCACGGCCCCGACGAGGGCGGCTGGCCGGCCCAGCTCGGGACCGGGCTCGTCCGCTACGAGGAACTGCTCCACGATGTCGGCGGCGTCGCTGCCGGCTACCCGCTGGGCGAGATTCCGACGCTGCTGGCCTCGGCGGGCGTCTCGCTGGGTCTCGCGCTCGCCGGTGCCGGTGCCGCGACCGCGCTCTACCGCGGCCCGGACCCGGTCGAGCACACCGACAAGCTTGGCGGTCTGAAGACGCTATTCATGCACAACTACTACCAAGACGAATACCAGGTGTGGCTCGCGACGGGCGTCACCTACCCGCTGGCTCGCGCGATGGACAAGTTCGACCAGGGCGTCGTCGACGGCGTCGTCAACGGTATCTCCAGCGTCAGTCTGTTCGGCGGCAGCCGCATCCGGCGTATCCAGTCCGGTGTGGTCAGCAACTACGCCGCGCTCCTGACGCTCGGGCTCGTGCTGTTGCTTGCCTTCTTCGGCATCATGGGGGGGTGGTTCTGA
- a CDS encoding DUF7405 family protein, whose amino-acid sequence MQPLDDGLSRRRFCKAAVAVGGASALSACLGRFRDEPVPTGDPDAKPARQHAWREHIRHDDHGNSLLPEHQLLLYVDLDADGPPGDDARATVDEALSTLDRAYEWSNDGLVFSVAYSRSYFDRFDRPLPEDLDLPEPRALSGFETPTFDTQDAVVHLASDNADVVLEAEAGLTGDRETINGEDVTARLTDAVTVDSRRTGFVGAGLPAKHQDAEGIPDGNPVPEESPLFMGFKAGFVGNQATEDSVTLDSGPFAGGTTKAVANLRQRLGDWYGEQDHREQVMEMFSPGHAEDGLVEGIGANLGDDSKVDQYVDDIVDQAREFGRVGHAQKAARGNRDEDGNVRLLRRHFESTDDIGSDQQVASLHFPTLQRGISEFEAVREAMNGTDITAETPAVRQRVNNGILEYIFVRRRGYFLVPPRRHRSLPTPRPE is encoded by the coding sequence ATGCAGCCGCTGGACGACGGGCTCTCACGACGCCGGTTCTGCAAGGCAGCGGTCGCCGTCGGCGGCGCGAGCGCGCTTTCGGCGTGTCTCGGCCGGTTCAGGGACGAGCCAGTGCCGACCGGTGACCCCGACGCGAAGCCCGCACGCCAACACGCCTGGCGCGAGCACATCCGCCACGACGACCACGGGAACTCGCTGTTGCCGGAACACCAACTGCTCCTCTACGTCGACCTCGACGCCGACGGGCCACCCGGCGATGACGCACGGGCCACCGTCGACGAGGCCCTCTCGACGCTGGATCGGGCCTACGAGTGGAGCAACGACGGGCTGGTGTTCAGCGTCGCGTACTCCCGGTCGTACTTCGACCGGTTCGACCGACCACTCCCCGAAGACCTCGACCTCCCGGAACCGCGCGCGCTCTCGGGGTTCGAGACGCCGACCTTCGACACCCAGGACGCCGTGGTCCACCTCGCCAGCGACAACGCCGACGTGGTTCTCGAAGCCGAGGCGGGACTGACCGGCGACCGCGAGACGATCAACGGCGAGGACGTCACCGCACGGCTCACCGACGCCGTGACCGTCGACTCCCGCCGGACGGGCTTCGTCGGCGCCGGCCTCCCCGCCAAACACCAGGACGCCGAAGGCATCCCCGACGGCAACCCGGTTCCCGAGGAGTCCCCGCTGTTCATGGGGTTCAAGGCCGGCTTCGTCGGCAACCAGGCGACCGAGGACTCCGTCACGCTCGATTCGGGGCCGTTCGCCGGCGGCACGACGAAAGCCGTCGCGAACCTCCGTCAACGCCTGGGCGACTGGTACGGGGAACAGGACCACCGCGAGCAGGTCATGGAGATGTTCTCGCCCGGCCACGCCGAGGACGGCCTCGTCGAGGGGATCGGCGCCAACCTCGGGGACGACAGCAAGGTCGACCAGTACGTCGACGACATCGTCGACCAGGCCCGGGAGTTCGGCCGCGTCGGCCACGCACAGAAGGCCGCCCGCGGCAACCGTGACGAGGACGGCAACGTCAGGCTCCTACGACGCCACTTCGAGTCGACCGACGACATCGGCTCCGACCAGCAGGTCGCCAGCCTCCACTTCCCGACCCTCCAGCGGGGTATCTCCGAGTTCGAGGCCGTCCGGGAGGCGATGAACGGCACCGACATCACCGCCGAGACCCCCGCGGTCCGTCAGCGGGTGAACAACGGCATCCTGGAGTACATCTTCGTCCGTCGGCGTGGCTACTTCCTCGTCCCACCGCGGCGCCACCGCTCGCTGCCGACCCCACGGCCCGAGTAA